From one Anguilla rostrata isolate EN2019 chromosome 12, ASM1855537v3, whole genome shotgun sequence genomic stretch:
- the LOC135235988 gene encoding indolethylamine N-methyltransferase-like: MDDSDRVIFTEGEFYQGHFDSREYFSAYYSSPSSGDDFLPFVLQKLHETFSSGNIKGKKLIDIGCGPTIHGIISASKYFEEIVVSDFTDSNRREIEKWLRNEEGCFDWRPTIEFVCELEGGSTSPEEVEQRLRQIVKQVRRCDVRQENPFHPLTMETADCILSSLCLEAACKDLETYRRALRSIAALLKPGGVLVLIGVLNESFYFVGQEKFSCLVLSQSFIEETLRNLGFSIKQVNTMHTKETDKEYYDAEAFFYLVAQKTK, from the exons ATGGATGATTCAGACCGCGTAATATTTACAGAAGGCGAGTTTTACCAGGGACATTTTGACAGCAGGGAATATTTCAGTGCCTACTACAGTAGTCCCAGTAGTGGCGACgattttttgccttttgtgcTACAGAAACTGCACGAGACATTTTCATCGG gaaACATCAAGGGCAAGAAGTTAATTGACATAGGATGTGGACCTACAATCCATGGTATCATAAGTGCAAGCAAATACTTTGAAGAAATAGTGGTGTCAGACTTCACCGACAGCAATCGCAGGGAGATTGAGAAGTGGCTGAGGAACGAGGAAGGCTGTTTTGACTGGCGTCCCACCATCGAGTTTGTCTGTGAGCTAGAAGGCGGAAG CACGTCACCAGAAGAGGTGGAACAGAGGCTTAGGCAGATAGTGAAGCAGGTGCGGAGATGTGACGTTCGGCAGGAGAACCCTTTCCACCCTCTGACGATGGAAACAGCAGACTGCATACTGTCTAGTCTTTGTCTGGAGGCAGCCTGCAAGGACCTGGAGACATACCGGCGTGCTCTCAGAAGTATAGCGGCACTCCTTAAACCTGGAGGTGTGCTGGTGCTCATTGGTGTTCTCAATGAATCATTCTACTTTGTGGGGCAGGAGAAATTCTCTTGTTTGGTTCTTAGTCAGAGCTTCATTGAAGAAACATTAAGGAACCTGGGCTTTTCCATTAAGCAGGTCAACACCATGCATACAAAAGAAACCGACAAAGAATATTACGATGCTGAGGCCTTTTTTTATCTTGTTGCTCAGAAAACGAAATAG
- the LOC135235987 gene encoding nicotinamide N-methyltransferase-like isoform X2: protein MDDSDRVIFTEGEFYQGHFDSRAYFSAFYSSPSSGDDFLPFVLQKLHETFSSGNIKGKKLIDIGCGPTIHGIISASKCFEEIVVSDFTDSNRREIEKWLRNEEGCFDWRPTIEFVCELEGGRSPEEVEQRLRQIVKQVRRCDVRQENPFHPLTMEPADCILSSLCLEAACKDLETYRRALRSIAALLKPGGVLVLIGVLNESFYFVGQEKFSCLVLSQSFIEETLRNLGFSIKHVNTQHAKETDKVYSDAEAFFHLVAQKTK, encoded by the exons ATGGATGATTCAGACCGCGTAATATTTACAGAAGGCGAGTTTTACCAGGGACATTTTGACAGCAGGGCATACTTCAGTGCCTTCTACAGTAGTCCCAGTAGTGGCGACGATTTTTTACCTTTTGTGCTACAGAAACTGCACGAGACATTTTCATCGG gaaACATCAAGGGCAAGAAGCTAATTGACATAGGATGTGGACCTACAATCCATGGTATCATAAGTGCAAGCAAATGCTTTGAAGAAATAGTGGTGTCAGACTTCACCGACAGCAATCGCAGGGAGATTGAGAAGTGGCTGAGGAACGAGGAAGGCTGTTTTGACTGGCGTCCCACCATCGAGTTTGTCTGTGAGCTAGAAGGCGGAAG GTCACCAGAAGAGGTTGAACAGAGGCTTAGGCAGATAGTAAAGCAGGTGCGGAGATGTGACGTTCGGCAGGAGAACCCTTTCCACCCTCTGACGATGGAACCAGCAGACTGCATACTGTCTAGTCTTTGTCTGGAGGCAGCCTGCAAGGACCTGGAGACATACCGGCGTGCTCTCAGAAGTATAGCGGCACTCCTTAAACCTGGAGGTGTGCTGGTGCTCATTGGTGTTCTCAATGAATCATTCTACTTTGTGGGGCAGGAGAAATTCTCTTGTTTGGTTCTTAGTCAGAGCTTCATTGAAGAAACATTAAGGAACCTGGGCTTTTCCATAAAGCATGTCAACACCCAGCATGCAAAAGAAACCGACAAAGTATATAGCGATGCTGAGGCCTTTTTTCATCTTGTTGCTCAGAAAACGAAATAG
- the LOC135235989 gene encoding nicotinamide N-methyltransferase-like isoform X1, producing MDDSDHVTFTESEFYQRHFDSREYFKAYYRGPNSGEEFFPFLLQQLNETFSSGNIKGKKLIDIGCGPTIHGLISASKCFEEIVVSDFTDSNRREIEKWLRNEEGCFDWRPTIEFVCELEGGSRSPEEVERRLRRIVKQVRRCDVRQENPFHPLTMEPADCILSSFCLDSACKDLETYRRALRSIAALLKPGGVLVLISALNASFYFVGQEKFSCLFLSESFIKETLRNLGFSVKQVNTVHTKETNKGFYDAEAVFYLVAQKTK from the exons ATGGATGATTCAGACCATGTAACATTTACAGAAAGCGAGTTTTACCAGAGACATTTTGACAGCAGGGAATACTTCAAGGCCTACTACAGGGGTCCCAATAGCGGTGAagaattttttccttttctgctaCAGCAACTGAACGAGACATTTTCATCAG gaaACATCAAGGGCAAGAAGCTAATTGACATAGGATGTGGACCTACAATCCATGGCCTCATAAGTGCAAGCAAATGCTTTGAAGAAATAGTGGTATCAGACTTCACCGACAGCAATCGCAGGGAGATTGAGAAGTGGCTGAGGAACGAGGAAGGCTGTTTTGACTGGCGTCCCACCATCGAGTTTGTCTGTGAGCTAGAAGGCGGAAG CAGGTCACCAGAAGAGGTGGAACGGAGGCTTAGGCGGATAGTGAAGCAGGTGCGGAGATGTGACGTTCGGCAGGAGAACCCTTTCCACCCTCTGACGATGGAACCAGCAGACTGCATACTGTCTAGCTTTTGTCTGGATTCAGCCTGCAAGGACCTGGAGACATACCGGCGTGCTCTCAGAAGTATAGCGGCACTCCTTAAACCTGGAGGTGTGCTGGTGCTCATCAGTGCTCTCAATGCATCATTCTACTTTGTGGGGCAGGAGAAATtctcttgtttgtttcttagTGAGAGCTTCATTAAAGAAACTTTAAGGAACCTGGGCTTCTCCGTCAAGCAGGTCAACACCGTGCATACAAAAGAAACCAACAAAGGGTTTTACGATGCCGAGGCAGTTTTTTATCTTGTtgctcagaaaacaaaatag
- the LOC135235989 gene encoding nicotinamide N-methyltransferase-like isoform X2 produces the protein MDDSDHVTFTESEFYQRHFDSREYFKAYYRGPNSGEEFFPFLLQQLNETFSSGNIKGKKLIDIGCGPTIHGLISASKCFEEIVVSDFTDSNRREIEKWLRNEEGCFDWRPTIEFVCELEGGRSPEEVERRLRRIVKQVRRCDVRQENPFHPLTMEPADCILSSFCLDSACKDLETYRRALRSIAALLKPGGVLVLISALNASFYFVGQEKFSCLFLSESFIKETLRNLGFSVKQVNTVHTKETNKGFYDAEAVFYLVAQKTK, from the exons ATGGATGATTCAGACCATGTAACATTTACAGAAAGCGAGTTTTACCAGAGACATTTTGACAGCAGGGAATACTTCAAGGCCTACTACAGGGGTCCCAATAGCGGTGAagaattttttccttttctgctaCAGCAACTGAACGAGACATTTTCATCAG gaaACATCAAGGGCAAGAAGCTAATTGACATAGGATGTGGACCTACAATCCATGGCCTCATAAGTGCAAGCAAATGCTTTGAAGAAATAGTGGTATCAGACTTCACCGACAGCAATCGCAGGGAGATTGAGAAGTGGCTGAGGAACGAGGAAGGCTGTTTTGACTGGCGTCCCACCATCGAGTTTGTCTGTGAGCTAGAAGGCGGAAG GTCACCAGAAGAGGTGGAACGGAGGCTTAGGCGGATAGTGAAGCAGGTGCGGAGATGTGACGTTCGGCAGGAGAACCCTTTCCACCCTCTGACGATGGAACCAGCAGACTGCATACTGTCTAGCTTTTGTCTGGATTCAGCCTGCAAGGACCTGGAGACATACCGGCGTGCTCTCAGAAGTATAGCGGCACTCCTTAAACCTGGAGGTGTGCTGGTGCTCATCAGTGCTCTCAATGCATCATTCTACTTTGTGGGGCAGGAGAAATtctcttgtttgtttcttagTGAGAGCTTCATTAAAGAAACTTTAAGGAACCTGGGCTTCTCCGTCAAGCAGGTCAACACCGTGCATACAAAAGAAACCAACAAAGGGTTTTACGATGCCGAGGCAGTTTTTTATCTTGTtgctcagaaaacaaaatag
- the LOC135235987 gene encoding nicotinamide N-methyltransferase-like isoform X1, with the protein MDDSDRVIFTEGEFYQGHFDSRAYFSAFYSSPSSGDDFLPFVLQKLHETFSSGNIKGKKLIDIGCGPTIHGIISASKCFEEIVVSDFTDSNRREIEKWLRNEEGCFDWRPTIEFVCELEGGSRSPEEVEQRLRQIVKQVRRCDVRQENPFHPLTMEPADCILSSLCLEAACKDLETYRRALRSIAALLKPGGVLVLIGVLNESFYFVGQEKFSCLVLSQSFIEETLRNLGFSIKHVNTQHAKETDKVYSDAEAFFHLVAQKTK; encoded by the exons ATGGATGATTCAGACCGCGTAATATTTACAGAAGGCGAGTTTTACCAGGGACATTTTGACAGCAGGGCATACTTCAGTGCCTTCTACAGTAGTCCCAGTAGTGGCGACGATTTTTTACCTTTTGTGCTACAGAAACTGCACGAGACATTTTCATCGG gaaACATCAAGGGCAAGAAGCTAATTGACATAGGATGTGGACCTACAATCCATGGTATCATAAGTGCAAGCAAATGCTTTGAAGAAATAGTGGTGTCAGACTTCACCGACAGCAATCGCAGGGAGATTGAGAAGTGGCTGAGGAACGAGGAAGGCTGTTTTGACTGGCGTCCCACCATCGAGTTTGTCTGTGAGCTAGAAGGCGGAAG CAGGTCACCAGAAGAGGTTGAACAGAGGCTTAGGCAGATAGTAAAGCAGGTGCGGAGATGTGACGTTCGGCAGGAGAACCCTTTCCACCCTCTGACGATGGAACCAGCAGACTGCATACTGTCTAGTCTTTGTCTGGAGGCAGCCTGCAAGGACCTGGAGACATACCGGCGTGCTCTCAGAAGTATAGCGGCACTCCTTAAACCTGGAGGTGTGCTGGTGCTCATTGGTGTTCTCAATGAATCATTCTACTTTGTGGGGCAGGAGAAATTCTCTTGTTTGGTTCTTAGTCAGAGCTTCATTGAAGAAACATTAAGGAACCTGGGCTTTTCCATAAAGCATGTCAACACCCAGCATGCAAAAGAAACCGACAAAGTATATAGCGATGCTGAGGCCTTTTTTCATCTTGTTGCTCAGAAAACGAAATAG